A window of Halopelagius inordinatus genomic DNA:
ATGTTGCCGAGTTCTTTCAGTCCGCTCGTCGCCATCTCGCCGCCGGGTTGGTCCGCCGCGCCCGGAACGAGAACGTCGACGAGTTCGACGGCCTTGTCGCGGTCGAACGCGAGGACGGTCCGTCCGTCGATGCCGCCGTTGAACCCGATGTGGACGCTCACGAGGTCCTGTTCGACGAACTCTCGCTCCACGTCCCCGCGCGTGCTGACTTCGACTTTGGTGACGTCGACTGTCGTCTCGACGCCGGTCAGTTGCGTGAGAGACCCCGCCGCCCGCTCTGCACCCGAGTGAGCGAGTCGGCTGAACGTCCGCAACGACTGGACGTCGAGATTCATGCCTCGACGCTCACCACGTCGTCGATGGCTTGGAGGACGTTGGGCTTTTGGAACGGTTTCGTGATGTACCCGTCCGCGCCCGCTTCGACCGCCTCGCGCATCTTCTCTTCTTGCCCGACCGACGTGCACATGATGACCGACGCCGAGTCGTCCATCGATTTGATTTCGGTCGTCGCTTCGATTCCGTTTCTGATGGGCATCACGACGTCCATCGTCACGACGTCGGGCCCGAGTTCTCGGTAGAGTTCGACGGCTTCGACGCCGTTTTCGGCCTCACCAACTACCTCGTGCTCTCCGTCGAGCAACTGCTTCAGCAGATTCCGCATGAACGCCGAGTCGTCCACGACCAGTACGGTGCTTGCCATGCAGAGACTGTTCCGAGAAACGGTCTATAAACCCTTCCTCCCTATTATCATCGCTGATACGGCCCGGGCTGTGGTCGCCGACTCGGATACTGCTGTCGACCGAAGTCTCAGCGTCCCTCGGGCGGAATACGAAGTCCGTCTCCGCTCAGCGCCTCGACCAAGTCGCCGATGGAGTCGTCCGTCGTGAGACCGTGAGCGCGCAAAACCGGGCCGAGAACCTTCGTCGGAAACGCGACGTCGGTGTCGGACGCCAAAAGCAGGATTCCCAACACCTCCTCGGGGGGTGCGTCCGCGTCGACTTGGTCTGCGTACCACTGAACCACGTCGCCGAACGACGTCGCGATGTCGTCCGAAAACCGGTCGCGTTGGGCGACGCGTCCGTCGAACGAGGCGGTGACGGCGATGCCGTGTTTTGCGCCCTTGTCCGAGAGATACCGTGCCATCTGCT
This region includes:
- the cheY gene encoding chemotaxis protein CheY, with the protein product MASTVLVVDDSAFMRNLLKQLLDGEHEVVGEAENGVEAVELYRELGPDVVTMDVVMPIRNGIEATTEIKSMDDSASVIMCTSVGQEEKMREAVEAGADGYITKPFQKPNVLQAIDDVVSVEA
- a CDS encoding DUF7500 family protein is translated as MAPGSPPEDRSRRRRGEEGIVGPNELDYSDDERVAQIRDGRYVVATDEDGKPQVDGDSPPDREAEEERSLEERGNFAKQQMARYLSDKGAKHGIAVTASFDGRVAQRDRFSDDIATSFGDVVQWYADQVDADAPPEEVLGILLLASDTDVAFPTKVLGPVLRAHGLTTDDSIGDLVEALSGDGLRIPPEGR